CAGCAGCTCCGGTGGCGTCTCCTGTTCGCGCCGCGGCCACACCTCGGCGCAGTGGCTGGCGAACAGCGAATAGCTGGACGGGTGCACCAGCGAGCCCAGGTAGAGCACGCGCCGGCCCGGGTGCCTCAGCACGTAGCGCGCCACCCGCGTCACGAAGAAGCGCGCGTTGACGTTGCCTCCCCGGTAGGCGCGCAGCGAGCCCGCCTCCGCGCGGAACACGGCCAGGGGCTCTCCGCCGAGCTGCTTCTCGAAGAGGTGCATGGCGAAGTAGCCGACGAGGGCTCCCTCCTCGTTCTTGTGAACGAGGATCCACGTGTGCTCGGCCTTCGATTCGACGACGTAGTGGGCGAAGGCCTCCCGGTCCACCCCATCGAAGATCTGCTGATGGACGGCGTAGAGGTCGTCGGCGAGCTGGCGGCGCTCCTCGGTGGACAAGGCGTGGGGGCGGATGACGTCGGTGCGCGTGATGCGGGACATGGTGGCCTCGAACGGGAATGTCGTGTCGTGGGGAGTGGCTTGCCCTGACACGAAGCACTCTGCTCCGAGGGGGGCGGGGCGGCTGTGACGGCGCCAACATGCGGCGAGTGAGCGCCGTCACAGAGCGCCCTCTGCTAGGGTGCCCGGCCCGACCGAAAGAGAGGTTGCCATGGCCCCCCCCGCGCTTCGTTCCCTCTACCCGCCCATCGAGCCCTACAACACCGGCCGTCTGCGCGTGTCCACCCTCCATGAGATCTACTTCGAGGAGAGCGGCAACCCGAAGGGCAAGCCGGTGATCTTCGTCCACGGTGGGCCGGGCGGGGGCTCGGATCCCAAACAGCGGCGCTTCTTCGATCCCTCGGCGTACCGCATCGTCCTCTTCGACCAGCGCGGCTGCGGCAGGAGCACGCCCCACGCGTGCGTGGAGGAGAACACCACCTGGCACCTCGTGGAGGACATGGAGGCGCTGCGCCGCCACCTGGGCATCGAGCGGTGGCTCGTCTTCGGGGGCTCGTGGGGGAGCACGCTCGCGCTGGCCTATTCCCAGAAGCACCCGGAGCGCGTCACGGAGCTGGTGCTACGCGGCATCTTCCTCTTGCGCGAGCAGGAGATCCGCTGGTTCTACCAGCACGGCGCGCACACCTTCTTCCCGGATGCGTGGGAGGACTTCCTCGCGCCCATCCCACCCGAGGAGCGTGGAGACCTGGTCCAGGCCTACCACCGGCGATTGATGGGAGAGGATGCCCGGGTGCGCCAGGAAGCGGCTCGGGCCTGGAGCGTCTGGGAGGCCCGGACCAGCAACCTCGTGCCCAACCCGGATCTCATCGCGCTCTTCGGCCAGGACGCGTACTCGCTCGCCTTCGCGCGCATCGAGTGCCACTACTTCGTCCACCGCGCCTTCCTGCGCGATGACACCCAGCTCCTGGACGACGTGCCGCGCATCCGCCACATCCCGGCCGTCATCGTCCAGGGCCGCTACGACATCCCCTGTCCCATCGAGAGCGCCTGGGCCCTGCACAAGGCCTGGCCCGAGGCGGAGCTGAAGATCATCCCGGACGCGGGGCACTCGGCGTACGAGCCGGGCACCACCCACGCGCTCGTCGAGGCCACGGACCGGTTCCGCGTGTAGTTCCTTGCTCAGCCCATGACGGGCAGCACGAGGGCGGAGGGGTGGGCGGGGTCGTGGAAGACGCTCTGGTCGGCGGGCACGAGCGTCTTCGCGGTGGCGAGGGGCTCGCCGCTGCCGGGGTTGCGGGCGAAGCGCGGGTGGGCCCCGCTGGACACCTGGAGCCGGAGGCGGTGGCCCGCGAGGAAGCGGTGGGCGGTGGGCCACAGCTCGATGGTGACGCGCAGGGTGCCATCGGGCTCGGGCGCGGGCTGGCCGGGAACCAGGCGCAGCAGTCCATCGCAGACGTTGAGGGACCTGCCCGAGGCGTCGACGTCGCACAGGCGGGCGAAGAAGTCGGTGTGGGCGAGGCTGGAGCGGACGAAGAGCTCGGCTCGGACGGGGCCGATGACCTCGAGGTCCTTCTCCAAGGGCGCGCTGGTGTACGTGAGGATGTCGGGGCGGGACTCCAGGGGCTGGTTGTCCCGGGGGCCCGCCTCCTTCGTCAGGAGCGCACCGCCCACGGTGGGAGTCGGATCGGCCGGATCGTAGCGGTAGCGGTCGGGCTCCGAGGCTCCGGGCGTGGCGGGAGACAGGCCCCGGCCGGCTTGCAGGTGCCAGCGCTGCGGACGGGCGCCCGGCGGGGGCCACTCCGAGAAGTCGCGCCAGGTGTTCGCGCCCATGACGAAGAGGCGCACGGGGGCCTCGCGCAACAACTGGCGCTCCCCCTTGAGGTGGGCCTTGAGCCACACCAGGGACTCGCGCACGGCGGCCGCCATCCCCTCGGGCGCGACGTGGGTCCAGGGTCCGATGGTCAGGTAGGGGTTGCGTCCGGCCCGGCGGAGCGCGGCGTAGTCATCCACCTGCCAGGGCAGGAAGATGTCGTACCAGCCGCCAATCAGATGGGCGGGGGCGGTGACCTCGGAGACCGAGCCGCTGAAGTCCGCGGGATTCCACCATGGGTCGCCCGCCGCGTCGTGCTCGAGCCAGTCCTGGAAGAAGGGAACGCGCTCGCCGACCGCGAGTGTGTCCATCTCGTTCAAGGGCAGGTGCCGGAAGAGGGGCTTGAGCTTGCGGGCCGCGCCGAGCCGCGCGAGCACGGCGCCCAGTCCGGTCTTCTCCTGGGTGCGCACGAGGTGGACCCAGGACAGCACGGTATCGAGCGAGAAGGCACCGCCCGCGTAGGTCTGGCCACGGAACTGGGACGCGGTCTCGTGCGCCACCATCGCCTTCAAGGAGAGTCCCGCGTCCCGCGCGAGCGCCCATTGCACGAGGCCCAGGTAGCTGGGCCCCAGGGTGGCGAACTCCCCGGAGAACCACTCCTGCCGCTTCATCCACTCGAGCGTCGCCAGCCCATCGGCCCGCTCGTCGCGGAACGGGTCGAACCGGCCTCCCGAGCCGAAGGTGCCGCGCACGCTCTGGACGAGCACCTGGAAGCCACGCTCGGCGAAGAGCCTTCCGAACATGAGCCCGAAGAAGCCCCGCCGGCCATACGGCGAGCGCACCAGGAGGGTGGGAAGCCTGCTGTTCCCGCGAGGCGTGTATCGGTCCGCCAGCAGCTTGACCCCATCGGGCATCGGCACCTCGAGGTCGTGCTCGGCGGTGACGTCGTGGGTATCCGCGGGAGGCAGTTCGAGGAAGCGCGAGAAGACGCGGCTGGCGACGGTCATGCTCGCCAGCCATAACACCCGGCCCCGCGTCTGTCCCTGGGGCGGTCCGCGCGGCGGCTCCCGGATGTCCCGGTGTCCAGATGTCGACCGCGCGCGTCCATCCCACCCGGTTCACCCACCGTGCTCCTCTCCGCCGGCCTGGATTCCGGCTGGGTGGAAAAGAGGGGTGCTTCGGGAAACCCGCCTGGGGAGGAGGGGACCGTTCCCGTTGACGGGACGACCGCTCGGGGGGGCTGGACGACCACTCCCGCACGCGCCCGTGGACGCGGCCCGGTGGGATCTCTATCTTGCGCACCCTCATGGAACGCCCTGCCTCACCCCCTTCTCTGACAGCCCTCGAGCGACTCGTGCAGGAGCGCCCTCTGCCGCGCCATGTGGGTATCATCATGGATGGCAACGGCCGATGGGCGGAGATGCGTGGCCTGCCGCGAATGGAGGGCCACCGCGAGGGCTCCACCAGCGTGCGCGAGGTGACCCGCTGTGCCCGCCGCGTGGGGCTCCAGGCCCTCACCCTCTACGCCTTCTCCTCCCAGAACTGGGCCCGCCCGGCCGAGGAGGTGGCCGCGCTGATGGACTTGCTGCGCGAGTACCTCGAGAGCGAGCGGGAGGAGATCCTGCAGAACGGCATCCGCCTCAACGCCATTGGCGAGGTGGACAAGCTGCCGCGCTTCGTGAAGGAGCCGTTGGACAGGCTGCGCGCGGAGTCGGCGAAGAACACGGGCATGGTGCTCACGCTGGCGCTTTCCTACGGAGGGCGCGAGGAGCTCTTGCAGGCGGCGCGCCGGATGGCCGAGGCCGCCAGCCGGGGCGAGCTGGCGCCCGAGAACCTGGACAGCGAGACCTTCGAGTCCTATCTCTGGACGCACGATCTGCCCGCGGTGGATCTCGTGGTGCGCACCAGTGGCGAGCAGCGCATGTCCAACTTCCTCCTCTGGCAGATGGCGTACGCGGAGCTGTGTTTCAGCGACGTGCTGTGGCCAGACTTCCGGACCGAGGCCTTCCTGCGGTGTCTGGCGCAGTTCCAGCAGCGCGAACGGCGCTTCGGTCTCACCTCCGCGCAAGTCAAGCGAGAGGACTCCCAGCGGGCCAAGGCGTGAACGAGAAGAACAAGAATCTCGTCCTCCGGGCGGTGTCGGCGCTGTCGTTGCTGCCGGTCGTCGTCTTCCTGCTCTACATGGGTGGCCTGTACACCACGCTGCTGTTGGGCGTGGCCTCGGCCATCTGTGTCAGCGAGTACTACCTCATCACCCAGAAGGAGCTGTCGCCCGCGGCCTGGGTGGGCATCGTGCTCGCCGGGGCGCTGCCCTTCCTGGCCCTGCGGCATCCCGAGCGCACGGGAGAGGGGGCCTTCTGGGTCCTGGCCTTCTTCCTCATCTTCGCCTTCACCTACCACCTCATCCGGGGCCCCTTGCAGGATGCGCCCACGCGGGTGGCCCACCTGGTGACGGGCTTCCTGTACGGCTCGGTGGGGCTGACGGCCATGTGCGCCCTGCGCCAGATGCCGGAAGGCCTGATGTGGGTCATCGCCGCGCTCGTCATCACCTGGGCCAATGACACCGTCGCCTATTTCGCCGGGCGGTTCCTGGGCCGCCACAAGCTCTACCCGGCGGTGAGCCCCAACAAGACCTGGGAGGGCTTCGCGGGAGGGCTGGTGGGCTCGGTGGTCGGCATGTTCATCACCCGAGCCGGTTTCTTCCCGCTGCTCACGGTGACGGACTGTGTGTTCCTGGGCATTTGCGGCGGCATCCTCGGGCCCATCGGGGACCTGTGCGAGTCCATGCTCAAGCGCGCCTATGGGGTGAAGGACTCGGGCCGCGCCATGCCGGGGCACGGGGGCATCCTGGACCGGATCGACGCGCTCGTCTTCAACGCGCCCCTGGTCTTCGTCTACGTCACCTTCCTGCGTGGAGTTCTGCCGTAGCATCGAATGTCCGCTCGCCTGGCGACCGGGCCTCGAAGCGGATTGTCGTGCCGGAGGCCCACGGTTACTGTTGGGCCCATGTTTCAAGATACCGCCCTGTTCATCCTGCTGCTCGGCGTGCTCGTCACCGTCCACGAGCTGGGTCACTTCCTGGTGGCCAAGGCCTGTGGGGTGAAGGTCATCCGCTTCTCCATCGGCTTCGGGCCCAAGCTGTTCGCCTTCACCAAGGGGGAGACGGAGTACCAGGTGGCGCTCCTGCCCCTGGGCGGCTACGTGAAGATGGCCGGCGACGCGCCCCACGAGGAACTGGCGCCCGAGGACGCCGAGCGGGGCTTCCTCAACGCTCCGCCGTGGAAGCGCGCGCTCATCGTGGTGGCCGGGCCGGTCTTCAACCTCGTCTTCCCCATCCTCATCTACTTCTTCGTGTTCGTGGGCGCGCACGAGGCCACCTCCACCCGCGTGGGCTTCGTGGATCCGGCCATGCCCGCGGCCGTCGCCGGCATCCGCCCGGGTGACCGCATCACCGCGGTGGAGGGCGAGCCGGTGCGCACCTTCGAGGACCTGCGCGAGTCCTTCGTCGGCCGCTTCGATCGTCCCGTGCCCGTCACCATCGAGCGCGATGGTCAGTCGACGACGCTCAACGTGACGCCGCGGAAGATCGTCGAGTCCAATGCCGTCGACTCGGTGGAGCGGGGCCAGATTGGCATCCAGCCCATCCGCAAGCCCGCGGTGCTGGGCGTGCCCGCGGGCTCGGTCGCCGCCCAGGCGGGATTCAAGAGCTTCGACCGTGTCCTGTCCGTCAACGGGGTGAACATCCCGGACGAGGCGGCGCTCCATGAGCAGCTGGCGAAGCTGCAGGGGCCGCTCGAGGTCACCGTGCAGCGCGTGCTGCCGGTGGAGGTGGGCGCGGTGACGGGCGGCGTGCCCTCGCTCACCACGGTGAAGGTGGAGCGGCAGCCGGGTGGAGATGGTTTCTCCGCCCTGGGCGCCGAGCCCTCGGACATGTACGTGTCGGCCGTGTTCCCCGGCAGCGTGGCGGAGAAGGCCGGCCTGCGCGCGGGAGACCGGCTGGAGAGCTTCAACGGCGAGCCGCTGCGCTCCTTCAACGTCCTGGCCGGAGAGCTGAGCACCCTCAAGGAGAAGTCCTTCACGCTCTCCTGGCGCTCGGCCGAGGACGGGCAGGTGCACACCCAGCAGCTCGCCCAGGTGATGCGCACCAGCACGGACGAGCTGGGCCAGGAGTCCTCGCGGCTGGAGCTGGGCGTGCGGCCCTGGATGCCCTCCTCGGCGGAGCTGCTGCCAGTGGACACGGTGGTGGTGACGCTCGGCGTGGGCGAGGCGCTGCGCGAGGCCGTCGTCGTGGTGCCGAAGATCGTCGGTCAGATGGTGAAGGTCATCGGCGGGCTCGTCAGCGGCCAGGTGTCGACGAAGACGCTCGGCGGCCCGGTGATGATGTACCAGCTGGCCTCCAAGAGCGCGGAGCAGGGCTGGGACAGCTTCCTGCACCTCATGGCCATCATCTCCATCAACCTCGGGGTGATGAACCTGCTGCCCATTCCCATCCTCGACGGCTTCCACCTGCTGTCGGCGTTCTGGGAGGCCATCCGCCGCCGCCCCATTCCGGTGCGCGTGCGCGAGATGGCCAACGTGGTCGGCCTCATCCTGCTCGTGGCGCTCATGGGCATGGCCTTCTTCAACGACATCACCCGGTAGGGAGGTGGGAATGCGGCGGTTGTTCGTGGGAGTGTGCGTGGGGTTGGGGCTGCTGTCGGGTTGTGCCGCGCGTGCCACCCGGGGCGACGAGGACACGGCGGAGCGCGCTTCCGCCACGCGGGGCTACCTGGAGGAGGGACTCGCCTCCTACTACGCCGATCGCTACAACGGCCGGGCCACCGCCAGCGGCGAGAAGCTGGATCCGAAGAAGTACACCGCCGCCCACCCGAAGCTGCCCTTCGGCACGTGCCTGCGGGTGGTGAACATGGAGAACAACCGCTCGGTGGAGGTGCGCGTCAACGATCGGGGCCCCTACGTGAAGGGCCGGGTGGTGGACGTGTCGCACGTCGCGGCGAAGAAGCTGGAGCTCCTGGACAAGGGGCTCGCCCGGGTGCGGCTCTACCGCTGCGCGACCCGCACCTCGCAGCTCGACGTGCAGCTCGACGTGCCCAACGAGTCGCGGGCGGGGTAGAAGCCCTCCCCATGTTCCTCGCGCTCGACTCTTCCACCCTCACGTTGTCCCTGGCCCTGGTGGAGCGGGAGGGCGAGGCGCTTCGCGTCCTCGAACACCTGGTGGTGGCGCCGCCGCGCAAGCAGAGCGAGGCGCTCCCCGGTGTCGTGGGGGAAGTGCTCGCCCGTCATGGGGTGACGCTCGGCGCGCTGGAGGGGCTGGTGATTGGCCTCGGGCCGGGCTCCTTCACGGGGCTGCGCATTGGCCTGTCGTGCGTGAAGGGGCTCGCGTACGCGGCGCGGCTCAAGGTGGCCGGGGCCTCGTCGCTGGCGGCCGTGGCGCTGGAGGGGCCCGAGGGGCCGCCGCTCTTCGCCCTCGCGGTGGCGCGCAAGGACGACCTCTACCTGGGGCCCTACCGGCGCACGGGCCTGGGCGTGGAGGCCCTGGGCCCCGAGGAGGCCATGAGTCCCGAGGAGGTCGCCCAGCGCATGGCCGCCGAGCCCGAGGCGCTCGCCCTGGGACCCGCGCTGCCCGAGTACCGCGCGGCCCTGGAGCGCCTGGGCGTGGCCCCGTCGCGGCTGCTCGATGCGCCCACGTTCCCCTCGGCGGTGGCGCTCGCGCACCTGGCGCGGCTGCCCGAGGCGCAGTCGCTGGAGGCGCTCTTCGCGCTGGAGCCGCACTACGTCCGTGCCTCCGCGCCCGAGCTCAACCCCAAGTTCCCTCCGCTGCCCGGACCCGCGCCCACCGCGCGCCTCAAGGAAGACTGACTCGGCGACGGACTCAGGGGCCGGCGACGCCGAAGGCATCGTCGGGCATGAAGCTCAGGGTGATGCGCGCGCCGCCTCCGCCGATGGCTTGCGTGGCGTCCGGCCCGAAGTCGTAGGCGCGCAGGGACAGGGGCAGCTCCAGCCCCAGCGCCAGATGCCGGGACAGCCGGACGCGCCCGTCGAAGGTGACGTAGGTGATGGACTCGAAGCCGCCCCGGGGCTCGGCGTACACGCCAGGCCCCCGTACTGCCCGCCCAGGAGCAGTCCCCGGACGTCCCCTCCATGAGTCGACGTTTGCCGGAAGCCCTCGGCGCCCGCGGGGAGAGCGGGGTGACATCCGGTGGGGGGGAGGCGAGAAGCGGGACCCACCGGGCCGGGGCTTGGGGTAAAGGGGGCGCCATGAACGAGAACCTGCGAATCGCCGTGGTGGGCGCCACGGGCGTGGTGGGCCGGGAGGTGGTCTCCACGCTCTTCGACCGGGAGGTATCCGCCGAGCAGCTCACCCTGCTGGCCTCGGAGCGCTCCGCGGGCGAGGAGCTGGACTACGGCGAGGAGACGCTCGAGGTGGAGAAGGTCTCGGCCGAGTCCTTCCGGGGAATGGGGCTGGTGCTCCTGGCCACTCCGGCGGAGGCCTCGCGCTCGCTCGCGCACCAGGCGCAGGCGGCGGGGGCGTGGGTGGTGGACGTGAGCTCCGCCTTCCGGGCCGACGGCGCCGTGCCGCTGGTGCTCCCCGGCTTCAACTCCGAGCTGCTGGAGGCGAACTTCAAGGGTCGCCTGGTGGCGTTGCCCTCGGCGGTGACGACCGCGCTGGCGTGCATCCTCGAGCCGCTGCGTCAGGCGTTCGGCGTGGCCCAGGTGCAGGTGACGGCGATGATGGGGGCGTCCTCGGCGGGCAACGCGGGCGTGCGCGAGCTGGAGCAGCAGACGGCGGCGCTCCTGTCCGGGCGAGACCCCGAGGCGCACACCTTCCCCCAGCGCGTGGGCTTCAACCTGGTGCCCCAGGTGCGCCCCTTCCTCGCCAACTCGCCGTGGACGGAGGAGGAGGCGGGCTGGACGCTGGAGTGCGCGCGCCTCTTCGCGCCCCGGGGCGAGGTGCCCGTGGTGGCCGGCACCGCCGTGCAGGTGCCCACCTTCCACGGCCATGGCCTCAGCCTCCAGGTGCGCTTGAAGAAGCCCGCGCCGGTGGAGCAGGCCCGCGCCGCGCTCAAGGGCTCGCCCGCCCTCAAGGTGCTCGACTCCCCCGGGGAGAAGATCTACCCCATGCCCAGCCTCGTCACCGCGGACCCCACCGTCCATGTGGGCCGCCTGCGCTCCTTCCCCCAGGCCCCCGAGTGGCTCACCCTCTTCGCCACCGTGGACAACGCCGGCCGGGGCGCCGCCCTCAACCTCGTGGAGGCCGGTCTGCGGCTCGCCACGCGCCCCTCCTGACAATTTGGCAATGTCCTTTCGGCCCTCCCTGCCCATTTGACGGCGGGTGGGGGGGCCCGCTCCGGGCGCCGGAGGGGGCGGGGGCCGGATTCCTCCTGGCCCCTGGCTTGCTAGCCTCCTTCGCACCCATGCGTACCTTCCTCCTCACGACCGCGTTGCTTCTGTCCTCCGCGGCTTCGGCTCAGGTGAAGTTCACGTTCGGCACCGCCAACAACGAGACGTTGAGCTTTGGCAAGGCCGACTGCTCGAATCCCGTGACCGTCACCTGGACGCGGACCATCCAGCCCTGCGACAGGCTCACCCTGTGGATCACCACGACGGGCTCGTGCCAGGGCGCAGCGGCCGACACCTCGAAGGGAGATGTCGCGCTGGACGAGATCTCCCTGTCGACCTTTCAGGCCGCGACCCAGGGCACCTTCAATCTCGATCGCTCGCGGCTGCCCTTCGTCACGTCGGATGGCGGGGCGGCATGTGGCAGCCTCAATGAGGAGAAGACGTTCTCGCTGTGCGGAGCCACCAAACAGACCGACAACTTCTATGGCTGCAACTCCACGGTGGTGAACGCCACGGCGGCCCGGATCACCTACGATGGCAAGCCGCCCTCCGCGCCCACGCTCTCCGCGACGAGCGGCATGGACGGCGCCGCGAGCATCACCGTGAATGCCCCGTCGGATGCCACGCGCGGGGTGGTGAGGATCCTGCTCAACGGAGAGGAGTTCCGGAAGGTCGAGTGGTCGCTGGGAAAGGGGGCCCTCCTGGTGGAGAACCTGGAGAATGACGTCACCTACGAGGCCGACGCCACCGTCTTCGACGCCGCGGGCAACGAGAGCGAGCGGAGCTCGCCCGTGCAGGTCATCCCCACCAAGACGTATGGCTTCATGGAGCACTACGGCGATTCGGGTGGGCAGGAGGTGGGCTGTGGGGCGGTGGGGGGTGGGGTCGCGGGTGGCGCGATGCTGGCCGTTCTGGGTTTCTGGTTGTTCTCAAGGAGAAATCGTTCATGGCTCGAGCAGTAGCCTTCGGTGTCGCGGTGCTCCTCGCCGCGCTCCCCGGCCAGGCCCAGGTGTATTCCGACGCGCCCACCCAGTCGCCTCGTGGGGGATCCGTGGAGTTGCGGCTCGGCAGCTACCGCCCGCAGATCGACGGGGAGGAGGGGGTGAGCGGCGGTCCCTTCACGGATATCTATGGTGAGGGGCGCTGGTGGCTCTTCGAATTGGAGTTGCAACGCTTCTTCTACCAGGGCATCGGCACGGCGGGGCTGAGCCTGTCGGTGGGCTACGCGGAGAAGTTCGGCTACGCCCTGACCAAGGACAAACAAACTCCGAGCTCGGAGCGGACGAGCTTCCACGTGGTGCCCCTGCACCTGCGGGGCGTCTACCGGTTCGACTATCCGGCGTTCCAGTGGGGCTTCCCGTTGATTCCCTACGTCAAGCCAGGGCTCGTCTTCGTCCCGTGGTGGGCCACCAAGGGCGGCAAGCTCGACGAGGCGCCCGCGACGGAGGGGTCGGAGGGGAGCGAGGGAACGCCCGCGCGCAAGGGCCGCGGTGTCCGGTTTGGCTGGGAAGTGGCCGTCGGTCTGTCCTTCATGCTCGACGTGCTGGAGCCGCGCTTCGCGCGCGACTTCGACTCGGACCTGGGCATCAACCACAGCTATATCTTCGCTGAGTACACGTACTCGAAAGTGAACAGCTTTGGTCAGCCGGGTTTGAACTTGTCGGACTCCTACTGGATGTTCGGTCTGGCACTGGATTACTAGGCCCTACATGACACTCCCTCCGTGCTCCTCCGTTCGGGCCCTGATGGCGGTTCTCGTGGTGGCCGTGGCACTGTCGGGTCCTGGTTGCCGCAGGGTGGTGAAGCCCGAGGCCGGAGGAGATCGCACGGTGGAGGCCGGAGTGCCGGTGGACTTCGGCGCCGGGGGTCAGGATGCCCCCGTGGTGTCCTGGGACTTCGGTGACGGCTCTCCGGTCCAGTCCGGCACGCGGGTGGTCCACGCCTTCGAGCGTCCGGGCACCTACGCGGTGCGGGCGCTGGACAGGGACGCGGTGCTGGCGAGCGCCACGCTGACGGTGGTGCCCCGGCCCGTGTTGCGCGCCATCCCGGATGACGCGGAGGTGGCCATCTTCTTTCCCCAACTGCGCGGCAACGTGGATCCGTTGATGGGCTTCATGTCGCAGCTGGTGGGCGAGTCCCAGGTGTTGCAGACGCTGGACTCGGTTCCCCTGCTGGCGCTGGTGCTGCGCGACGTGACGGGGGGGCAGGCGCGCATCGTGGATCCGGACGAGGGCCTGGGCTTCTTCTCCCTGCCGCGCTTCGAGGGCTCCGTGGTGCTGCTGGGCGTGACGGACACCCAGGCCGCGGTGGACGCGGTGGTGAAGGAGGTGCAGTCGCGGGGCGCCCGGGTGATGAGGCGCGAGCCCCAGGGCACCGTCTTCCTGCGGCGGGACAATGGCATGTCGATGGTCGTTTTTCCGGATCGC
Above is a window of Cystobacter fuscus DNA encoding:
- a CDS encoding septal ring lytic transglycosylase RlpA family protein; the encoded protein is MRRLFVGVCVGLGLLSGCAARATRGDEDTAERASATRGYLEEGLASYYADRYNGRATASGEKLDPKKYTAAHPKLPFGTCLRVVNMENNRSVEVRVNDRGPYVKGRVVDVSHVAAKKLELLDKGLARVRLYRCATRTSQLDVQLDVPNESRAG
- a CDS encoding phosphatidate cytidylyltransferase codes for the protein MNEKNKNLVLRAVSALSLLPVVVFLLYMGGLYTTLLLGVASAICVSEYYLITQKELSPAAWVGIVLAGALPFLALRHPERTGEGAFWVLAFFLIFAFTYHLIRGPLQDAPTRVAHLVTGFLYGSVGLTAMCALRQMPEGLMWVIAALVITWANDTVAYFAGRFLGRHKLYPAVSPNKTWEGFAGGLVGSVVGMFITRAGFFPLLTVTDCVFLGICGGILGPIGDLCESMLKRAYGVKDSGRAMPGHGGILDRIDALVFNAPLVFVYVTFLRGVLP
- the tsaB gene encoding tRNA (adenosine(37)-N6)-threonylcarbamoyltransferase complex dimerization subunit type 1 TsaB, with translation MFLALDSSTLTLSLALVEREGEALRVLEHLVVAPPRKQSEALPGVVGEVLARHGVTLGALEGLVIGLGPGSFTGLRIGLSCVKGLAYAARLKVAGASSLAAVALEGPEGPPLFALAVARKDDLYLGPYRRTGLGVEALGPEEAMSPEEVAQRMAAEPEALALGPALPEYRAALERLGVAPSRLLDAPTFPSAVALAHLARLPEAQSLEALFALEPHYVRASAPELNPKFPPLPGPAPTARLKED
- the rseP gene encoding RIP metalloprotease RseP → MFQDTALFILLLGVLVTVHELGHFLVAKACGVKVIRFSIGFGPKLFAFTKGETEYQVALLPLGGYVKMAGDAPHEELAPEDAERGFLNAPPWKRALIVVAGPVFNLVFPILIYFFVFVGAHEATSTRVGFVDPAMPAAVAGIRPGDRITAVEGEPVRTFEDLRESFVGRFDRPVPVTIERDGQSTTLNVTPRKIVESNAVDSVERGQIGIQPIRKPAVLGVPAGSVAAQAGFKSFDRVLSVNGVNIPDEAALHEQLAKLQGPLEVTVQRVLPVEVGAVTGGVPSLTTVKVERQPGGDGFSALGAEPSDMYVSAVFPGSVAEKAGLRAGDRLESFNGEPLRSFNVLAGELSTLKEKSFTLSWRSAEDGQVHTQQLAQVMRTSTDELGQESSRLELGVRPWMPSSAELLPVDTVVVTLGVGEALREAVVVVPKIVGQMVKVIGGLVSGQVSTKTLGGPVMMYQLASKSAEQGWDSFLHLMAIISINLGVMNLLPIPILDGFHLLSAFWEAIRRRPIPVRVREMANVVGLILLVALMGMAFFNDITR
- the pip gene encoding prolyl aminopeptidase, with product MAPPALRSLYPPIEPYNTGRLRVSTLHEIYFEESGNPKGKPVIFVHGGPGGGSDPKQRRFFDPSAYRIVLFDQRGCGRSTPHACVEENTTWHLVEDMEALRRHLGIERWLVFGGSWGSTLALAYSQKHPERVTELVLRGIFLLREQEIRWFYQHGAHTFFPDAWEDFLAPIPPEERGDLVQAYHRRLMGEDARVRQEAARAWSVWEARTSNLVPNPDLIALFGQDAYSLAFARIECHYFVHRAFLRDDTQLLDDVPRIRHIPAVIVQGRYDIPCPIESAWALHKAWPEAELKIIPDAGHSAYEPGTTHALVEATDRFRV
- a CDS encoding MXAN_2562 family outer membrane beta-barrel protein encodes the protein MARAVAFGVAVLLAALPGQAQVYSDAPTQSPRGGSVELRLGSYRPQIDGEEGVSGGPFTDIYGEGRWWLFELELQRFFYQGIGTAGLSLSVGYAEKFGYALTKDKQTPSSERTSFHVVPLHLRGVYRFDYPAFQWGFPLIPYVKPGLVFVPWWATKGGKLDEAPATEGSEGSEGTPARKGRGVRFGWEVAVGLSFMLDVLEPRFARDFDSDLGINHSYIFAEYTYSKVNSFGQPGLNLSDSYWMFGLALDY
- a CDS encoding MXAN_2561 family MXYO-CTERM-anchored protein; protein product: MRTFLLTTALLLSSAASAQVKFTFGTANNETLSFGKADCSNPVTVTWTRTIQPCDRLTLWITTTGSCQGAAADTSKGDVALDEISLSTFQAATQGTFNLDRSRLPFVTSDGGAACGSLNEEKTFSLCGATKQTDNFYGCNSTVVNATAARITYDGKPPSAPTLSATSGMDGAASITVNAPSDATRGVVRILLNGEEFRKVEWSLGKGALLVENLENDVTYEADATVFDAAGNESERSSPVQVIPTKTYGFMEHYGDSGGQEVGCGAVGGGVAGGAMLAVLGFWLFSRRNRSWLEQ
- a CDS encoding CocE/NonD family hydrolase; the encoded protein is MTVASRVFSRFLELPPADTHDVTAEHDLEVPMPDGVKLLADRYTPRGNSRLPTLLVRSPYGRRGFFGLMFGRLFAERGFQVLVQSVRGTFGSGGRFDPFRDERADGLATLEWMKRQEWFSGEFATLGPSYLGLVQWALARDAGLSLKAMVAHETASQFRGQTYAGGAFSLDTVLSWVHLVRTQEKTGLGAVLARLGAARKLKPLFRHLPLNEMDTLAVGERVPFFQDWLEHDAAGDPWWNPADFSGSVSEVTAPAHLIGGWYDIFLPWQVDDYAALRRAGRNPYLTIGPWTHVAPEGMAAAVRESLVWLKAHLKGERQLLREAPVRLFVMGANTWRDFSEWPPPGARPQRWHLQAGRGLSPATPGASEPDRYRYDPADPTPTVGGALLTKEAGPRDNQPLESRPDILTYTSAPLEKDLEVIGPVRAELFVRSSLAHTDFFARLCDVDASGRSLNVCDGLLRLVPGQPAPEPDGTLRVTIELWPTAHRFLAGHRLRLQVSSGAHPRFARNPGSGEPLATAKTLVPADQSVFHDPAHPSALVLPVMG
- a CDS encoding isoprenyl transferase; amino-acid sequence: MERPASPPSLTALERLVQERPLPRHVGIIMDGNGRWAEMRGLPRMEGHREGSTSVREVTRCARRVGLQALTLYAFSSQNWARPAEEVAALMDLLREYLESEREEILQNGIRLNAIGEVDKLPRFVKEPLDRLRAESAKNTGMVLTLALSYGGREELLQAARRMAEAASRGELAPENLDSETFESYLWTHDLPAVDLVVRTSGEQRMSNFLLWQMAYAELCFSDVLWPDFRTEAFLRCLAQFQQRERRFGLTSAQVKREDSQRAKA
- a CDS encoding aspartate-semialdehyde dehydrogenase, whose product is MNENLRIAVVGATGVVGREVVSTLFDREVSAEQLTLLASERSAGEELDYGEETLEVEKVSAESFRGMGLVLLATPAEASRSLAHQAQAAGAWVVDVSSAFRADGAVPLVLPGFNSELLEANFKGRLVALPSAVTTALACILEPLRQAFGVAQVQVTAMMGASSAGNAGVRELEQQTAALLSGRDPEAHTFPQRVGFNLVPQVRPFLANSPWTEEEAGWTLECARLFAPRGEVPVVAGTAVQVPTFHGHGLSLQVRLKKPAPVEQARAALKGSPALKVLDSPGEKIYPMPSLVTADPTVHVGRLRSFPQAPEWLTLFATVDNAGRGAALNLVEAGLRLATRPS